ATTGTGAGTGCTCGGGTGAACTCAGGCCAGGTGGTGAGTTGTTGGTTCGTAAACATCCATTTGAACCAACTGAGGGCGTCGCCGGACATGTAGAAAGCTATCATTTCCAGGCGTTGAGCAGGAGGTGTTTGATGGAAGTTGAAGAACTGCTCCGCCTTGAAGATCCAGTCCAGTGGGTTTCCTCCATCAAAGGCTGTAAGTTGTAGCTTGGGAGTTTTTGTGAATGTGTTTGAAGAGGAGGCTAAGGGAATACTTGATGAAGGGATAAAAGAAGCAGCAGTGTTGCCGGTAACACCCATGGAGGGCGATGCAACAGTAGAGATTCCAGAGAGTCCTGCGAAACCCGAGGGAAAAGCTGGAAACCCAGGAGGAACAGTTTGTTGAGCACCCAAGGTACCCACAGGAGGGGGTTGAGGTGGGATCTGGTTGGTGGATGAGGTAGAGAGGGAGATGAGGTGCTGTGAGAGGTGTTGTAAGATGGCAGAAAAGGCATCAGTTTTTGCTTCTTGGAAATCCTGACGTTGAAGGACAGAGGAGAGTTTGTCCTCAATGGCCTCCAAGAGAGTCAAATCTTGAGCAggagaagaagtcatcaatgaAGGCACCAATTGATAGGAAGAAACCTAtcaagcaaaccctagcagagctagaaataaggaaaataagaaaataaagggaaaacaaacaaaatttagGCAACTGCCAATTTTTCTCCCCCTCTTTCTTGCAATTACAACCTATTTAATACTGTTGGCCTCAGGCCCATACGATAGGCTCCTAAACAATTGGAGCTTTGATTTCattcattaataaaaaacaataaaaattctctctctttttggATCAGCTTTAAATATAGTCTTTATATTTGGAGGGCCATTTAATGTCACGCTTGGGCCTAGTTGTTGATGGGCTTCTGCTACCATAATATTGAGTTTATTAATGTAAGgtgaagaaacaaaaactaatgaCTTCTTAGGTAGTTAACGAAAACACAGATTTATAATCCTCGTCTTCAACTTCTTCTACTTCAACTCCTCCTAGTTGGGGGGTTCCACTTACAATCCTGACTTGTATTGAGGTTCACAAAACTCTCCTCCAAGATCATCACAAGCCTCTTCTATGAACACCCTGCaattcacacacacacaaaaagaAAGAATATGGATTTAGCTCACAGTTTTATGTCATGCTTAAACCACAGGGGAATATGGTAAATTACGTTTTGGGATCATTGTAATCAAGGTACTCTCTATCCACAAGCTCCCTAGTTGTGGCCTTGATGTCCCTGCCTTCAGGTTTAAGCTTCGCTTCAGGGTACATTTCAACATTACATGCATCTCCTCCCGTTACCTCACAGGCCTCAGCTGGAAAAACACTGCCAAAAAAAATCTTGTTAATTAATATTAGAAGTTGGGTTAGACAtaattctttattttattgGTCTTGACCACGATAATCCCACCGCCACTAGTCGTGAAATCAATCTCTCGAGTCACGGTCGGCACATTAAGCGGCAGGAGGCTGACCATTAAGTTTTTTCCATTCATTAGAATTGAGATTAGAATCCCCAATCACTGATCATATGTCTAGTGCTTGTGGGACCTTAACATGACCCCTCACGCTCATAGCTGGACATCTAAAGAGTGAAATTTGCTAGATAATTCATATAAGTATTGCAATCCTCACATCTAAACTCAGCTTTTGGGTACATGGGTAGAGTTAGTCCTAACACGATTACTATACTAATTAATGTTTAGATACTAAAAATACATCAGAAATCATAGTGTAAGAAATCATATTGTAGCTTACGAGGTGATGGAGTTGTAATCAACTGTTGAGGTGTCATTTGTTGCTGCTCCTTTAAGGGGAAGACAATTGGGAGTCTTCACTATAGCCAATTTTGGGACACATAGAACATGATAATGGTTCCTTAGAGAGGCAAAACTGGATACGGTTGGTGAAAAAGTCATAGAAGGGATTCTTGATTGTGGTGTAATGTAGGAAGCAGCCTGCATTTTGTGATCACTGACTCTTTCTTACAATGAAGCTCTTTGATAGAAAGATGGATGAATTGTCAAATTTTCGCACACTTTATCTGTAAGGGATAAGATGAGGTGGCAGAAGATAAGGATCTTTTCCCTGCAGACTGTTCGCCAATGTCaacattttttaaaactttttatttttattatattgcTTATTCGCCAATTATCTGTAAGGGATAAGATGAGGTGGCAGAAGAAATGATATGGACTATTTTCTAAAAATATAttagttaaaaaataaatatagaaatattttggaaattgaagtttttgaaaGTTTTAGTACTAGTATACTacaaattatatatttaaagatatttatttttcttttaatattttaaagacGCTCAATTTTTAACAATatgttttgtttggtataaAGTATAAAgtgatgagagagaaagagagaagagaaaaaaaaataggttACATAAATCCACCCTGTTATCTAATCTTATAATTTTGAGACCTCACTCTGGAGAGTGAGCCACTCAAATTACACACTCTCTATCAGAAATTGCCACGTCAGCTTTTTTAACAAAAGATATCCTTCTCTCTCCAGAAGCTGTGTCCGTGGTACTCACGCGACTCATTCTCATCTCTGCTTCATTTTCATTGTCCACAACGTGCTCCCTGATTTTTCTCATCTCTTTCACTCTCCCTCTCCCAAATCGATTCCCCTCAATCAGCGATtgcattttcaaatttcaaacccaTGAAATCAGTCCCAAATCTGATTTGGTTCCCTCAATCAGTTTTTTCGATCATTCACTCCATAAAATTTCGAAACCTTTTC
This portion of the Lotus japonicus ecotype B-129 chromosome 3, LjGifu_v1.2 genome encodes:
- the LOC130748548 gene encoding light-regulated protein, chloroplastic, which gives rise to MQAASYITPQSRIPSMTFSPTVSSFASLRNHYHVLCVPKLAIVKTPNCLPLKGAATNDTSTVDYNSITSVFPAEACEVTGGDACNVEMYPEAKLKPEGRDIKATTRELVDREYLDYNDPKTVFIEEACDDLGGEFCEPQYKSGL